One part of the Xylocopa sonorina isolate GNS202 chromosome 10, iyXylSono1_principal, whole genome shotgun sequence genome encodes these proteins:
- the Loco gene encoding regulator of G protein signaling family member locomotion defects isoform X3, protein MHQNRKKKKRVNYGVRAVEVLRGMKGFGFTISGQQPCILSCIVPGSPADIAGLRAGDYLVSVNGHNVSKLPHDDVVQLIGRSKGILRLQIAENYYSDSSDEEGVTTVRCKPKYIHKPRASNMGALQLQCRVAKVVRDLQSGAMFDAAGKTPPEVQSHGTYCDLHYHWDMSSPLPPPPPPASHKRDSEKIVHRTVVGYLGTIDIPNQLHPSCMMQVLRKCIKRLKAEKRNPTTVLLTIHVANIKLTNSENRIIAEYPSYRIIFCNSFSEQDKQYFGILTKSVKDKENIVSNSCHVFTIYYKLIDHTVHSSVCNIFGFTCTKTSELNVCQEFPDSCNGLIGAIQTLYISDSTTSDTNPYNEMRRHQETASPQPSNISTSTAHSSNSDSGIGYKDDSTSRSDKNIVQNVSRRCPTSEYRDACEYSTRAYGNEAVDLRLTVRAVSSTCWNEANKSDIYKDNTELPRESVVFNDFCNGMSMCTEAIDISEMNSGAQKGTKRGDLPTCPLPSASTVKQGLVSSSVGSLVSVCTTAMLHGIEDHIEASDDSIIKSKRLLGFTRLAESAEIDPRDKFSPKVFSGISKSLVHSFEDLNTSMDYARPLCQTYSDKSDNSRPWGSLQEIRNIGTCAQDSCLHGSTELCDKNTDCNDIHAWATGFEKLLEDPKGLQTFAEFLKKEFSHENIYFWAACERYKDTKDVTARRKLANQIYQRHLSTTAADPVNVDSHATGQITQELLSEAPADLFLQAQKQVFNLMKFDSYPRFLRSDLYRRCVETGSSIIGAEDCDLNLTSSPSVKLKKSHSDAEDRCRKSILPWNRKNRSKSKDRGESEYNKGPNRNETIYKSFTTIKREAEGNNNDDSISISSSRSSLASWDLALRQSFHKTSLSSYEGQSNETKDVRAKCTGLCRVILPDGSTTVVPTSETESIKDVVTRLLDKRALRYSNYDVLILATDETIEPKFPSSALAGQEVEVVPTKILKVDLPTRRVITVIAHKGRTLKEVLRPLLNKYGFNLDMIIVWSENHRVCMDIQAIDAPTRLILTTIKDEVVLDPQKELNTVKCTHDVSNSQPTLDEITNRVFEELLVGKGSNKYYNDGSCKSDDQRSEGSSILPSKFFLRDSTMHGKKKGGKSKCNMNERSNANDYISDETAKSHPPLIAKWRNGVKLQLPGKYDGEDLYEGLKRAQRSRLEDQRGTEINFELPDFLKNKENGKPTDRNKVRRPRIISAYCEANSKFYGSINERQNCSGQDQNTTTITTTPTTQMISLKNGNVDERFHISAIGKESQSKSPDSSFMLDTTLTDEDRTVVENGSCSRTIAMGSFDAQANSSGIIKSSKPPPLPPKPKNLVTSATKTGYIVSSKSLPKSNHAVPLNPTESTRKNIF, encoded by the exons ATGCACCAAaacagaaagaaaaagaaacgtgTGAATTACGGTGTAAGAGCAGTGGAGGTATTGCGTGGAATGAAAGGATTCGGTTTTACGATCTCGGGACAGCAACCTTGCATATTGAGTTGCATCGTTCCAGGGAGTCCAGCGGATATCGCTGGGCTACGAGCCGGCGACTATCTAGTTTCTGTCAATGGTCATAATGTTAGTAAATTACCTCATGATGATGTTGTGCAGTTAATTGGCCGTTCTAAAGGCATCCTGAGATTGCAAATAGCTGAAAATTATTATTCTGACTCTTCGGATGAAGAAGGTGTAACGACAGTACGTTGTAAACCCAAGTACATTCATAAACCTCGTGCAAGCAATATGGGAGCATTGCAGTTACAATGTAGAGTCGCTAAGGTTGTAAGAGACTTGCAAAGTGGAGCTATGTTTGATGCGGCAGGGAAGACACCACCCGAAGTACAAAGTCATGGAACTTATTGTGACTTACATTATCACTGGGATATGTCTAGTCCTCttccaccgccaccgccaccagCGTCTCACAAAAGAGACTCTGAGAAAATAGTGCATAGAACAGTAGTTGGTTACCTTGGAACTATAGACATTCCAAATCAATTGCATCCTTCTTGCATGATGCAG GTGTTGAGAAAGTGTATTAAACGCTTAAAGGCTGAGAAAAGAAATCCTACTACGGTACTATTAACAATACATGTAGCAAATATAAAGCTCACCAATTCAGAGAATCGAATTATAGCTGAATATCCGTCCTATAGAATAATATTCTGTAATTCATTTTCTGAACAAGACAAACAGTATTTCGGCATACTAACTAAATCCGTCAAGGATAAGgaaaatattgtttcaaattcATGCCATGTTTTTACAATTTATTACAAATTAATCGATCATACAGTACACTCAAGTGTCTGCAATATATTTGGATTTACGTGCACCAAAACGTCTGAACTGAACGTATGCCAGGAATTTCCAGACAGTTGCAATGGTCTGATTGGCGCTATACAAACGTTGTACATATCAGATTCTACGACTAGTGATACAAATCCATATAATGAAATGCGAAGACATCAAGAAACTGCTTCTCCACAACCAAGTAATATAAGCACATCTACGGCTCATTCAAGTAATAGCGATTCTGGAATTGGCTATAAAGATGATAGTACAAGTCGTTCAGACAAAAATATTGTACAAAATGTTTCCAGAAGATGTCCAACATCGGAATACAGG GATGCTTGTGAATATTCAACGAGAGCATACGGTAACGAAGCCGTCGATTTAAGACTGACGGTACGAGCAGTATCGAGTACGTGTTGGAACGAAGCAAATAAGTCGGATATATACAAAGATAATACGGAATTGCCACGTGAAAGTGTTGTTTTTAATGATTTTTGTAATGGAATGAGCATGTGTACAGAAGCGATAGATATTTCCGAGATGAATTCCGGCGCACAAAAGGGAACGAAGAGGGGGGATCTGCCCACCTGTCCATTGCCATCTGCTTCAACAGTTAAGCAGGGGTTGGTTAGTTCGTCCGTTGGTTCCCTCGTGTCCGTTTGCACCACCGCGATGCTGCACGGTATAGAAGATCATATCGAGGCGTCTGACGATTCTATCATCAAATCAAAACGATTGTTAGGATTTACAAGATTAGCGGAATCGGCGGAAATCGACCCACGAGATAAGTTCAGCCCAAAAGTTTTCTCCGGTATATCGAAATCTTTGGTGCATAGTTTTGAAGATCTCAACACGAGCATGGATTATGCTCGACCACTGTGCCAAACCTATTCGGACAAATCGGATAATTCACGGCCCTGGGGAAGCTTACAAGAAATTCGAAATATCGGAACCTGCGCACAGGATAGCTGTTTG CACGGTAGCACAGAGTTATGCGACAAGAATACCGACTGCAACGATATACACGCATGGGCCACCGGTTTTGAAAAATTGCTAGAAGATCCAAAAGGTTTACAGACATTTGCG GAATTTCTAAAAAAGGAATTCAGCCATGAGAATATTTACTTTTGGGCTGCTTGCGAGAGATACAAAGATACCAAGGATGTTACAGCAAGACGTAAATTAGCCAATCAAATCTACCAACGCCATCTCTCCACCACCGCAGCTGATCCTGTGAACGTTGATAGCCATGCGACTGGTCAAATAACACAGGAACTTTTAAGCGAAGCACCTGCCGACCTCTTCCTACAG gcacaaaaacaggttttcAATTTAATGAAATTTGATAGTTATCCAAGATTTTTAAGATCCGATTTATACCGTCGTTGCGTAGAAACAGGAAGCTCAATAATTGGAGCTGAAGATTGCGATTTAAATCTTACTAGTTCTCCCAGTGTAAAGTTAAAGAAGAGTCACTCAGATGCAGAGGACAGATGTAGGAAATCTATTCTTCCATGGAATAGAAAGAACAG GTCTAAATCGAAAGACCGTGGAGAATCTGAATATAATAAGGGTCCTAACAGAAATGAAACTATATATAAGAGTTTTACTaccataaaaagagaagcagaaGGTAATAACAATGACGACAGTATTTCTATATCTAGTAGCAGATCTTCATTAGCATCATGGGATTTGGCACTGAGGCAATCGTTTCATAAAACT TCTTTATCGTCCTACGAAGGACagtcgaacgaaacgaaagatGTTCGTGCCAAATGTACCGGGTTGTGTCGGGTAATATTACCCGATGGATCGACTACGGTTGTACCGACGAGCGAAACCGAGAGTATTAAAGATGTGGTTACACGCCTTCTTGATAAAAGAGCTCTCCGATACTCTAACTATGATGTTCTAATACTAGCTACAGACGAG ACAATAGAACCGAAGTTTCCGTCGTCAGCGTTGGCTGGCCAGGAAGTGGAAGTTGTACCAACAAAAATATTGAAGGTAGACTTACCTACTCGGCGAGTGATAACTGTGATCGCGCATAAAGGCAGAACCCTTAAAGAAGTACTCAGGCCGCTTCTGAATAAGTATGGTTTTAATTTAGATATGATTATCGTATGGAGTGAAAACCACCGTGTTTGTATGGATATACAGGCTATCGATGCTCCTACGAGACTGATTTTAACCACCATAAAGGATGAAG TCGTTTTAGATCCGCAAAAAGAATTAAACACAGTCAAGTGTACGCACGATGTATCAAATTCTCAGCCCACTTTAGACGAGATCACCAACAGAGTATTTGAAGAGCTTCTGGTGGGCAAAGGTTCAAATAAATATTACAATGATGGCTCATGCAAG TCTGACGATCAACGTTCCGAAGGGTCCTCTATCTTACCAAGTAAATTTTTTCTTCGGGACTCTACAATGCATGGCAAAAAGAAG GGAGGAAAATCCAAGTGTAACATGAACGAAAGAAGTAACGCAAACGATTATATTTCCGATGAAACCGCCAAGTCTCATCCTCCTTTAATAGCAAAGTGGAGGAACGGTGTGAAATTGCAACTACCAGGAAAATATGACGGTGAAG ATCTATACGAAGGTTTGAAACGAGCACAAAGGTCTAGATTGGAAGATCAGAGAGGCACAGAAATCAATTTTGAATTGCCAGACTTTTTAAAg AACAAGGAGAATGGTAAGCCGACGGATCGCAACAAGGTTCGAAGACCTAGGATAATATCTGCCTATTGCGAAGCGAACTCCAAGTTTTATGGTTCGATTAATGAACGGCAAAACTGCAGTGGACAAGATCAAAACACGACAACGATAACAACAACACCGACAACTCAAATGATATCATTGAAGaatggaaatgtagacgaaCGATTCCATATATCAGCCATTGGAAAGGAATCGCAGAGTAAGTCTCCAGATAGTTCGTTCATGTTAGATACAACTTTAACGGACGAAGATCGGACAGTTGTAGAGAACGGGTCTTGCTCCAGAACCATCGCAATGGGCTCTTTCGATGCACAAGCAAACTCGTCAGGCATAATAAAGTCGTCGAAACCTCCTCCTCTTCCACCGAAACCGAAAAATCTTGTAACAAGCGCTACGAAAACTGGATATATCGTGTCCTCGAAATCTTTACCAAAGTCTAATCATGCCGTTCCTTTGAATCCGACCGAATCTACACGGAAAAACATTTTCTGA
- the Loco gene encoding regulator of G protein signaling family member locomotion defects isoform X1 codes for MHQNRKKKKRVNYGVRAVEVLRGMKGFGFTISGQQPCILSCIVPGSPADIAGLRAGDYLVSVNGHNVSKLPHDDVVQLIGRSKGILRLQIAENYYSDSSDEEGVTTVRCKPKYIHKPRASNMGALQLQCRVAKVVRDLQSGAMFDAAGKTPPEVQSHGTYCDLHYHWDMSSPLPPPPPPASHKRDSEKIVHRTVVGYLGTIDIPNQLHPSCMMQVLRKCIKRLKAEKRNPTTVLLTIHVANIKLTNSENRIIAEYPSYRIIFCNSFSEQDKQYFGILTKSVKDKENIVSNSCHVFTIYYKLIDHTVHSSVCNIFGFTCTKTSELNVCQEFPDSCNGLIGAIQTLYISDSTTSDTNPYNEMRRHQETASPQPSNISTSTAHSSNSDSGIGYKDDSTSRSDKNIVQNVSRRCPTSEYRDACEYSTRAYGNEAVDLRLTVRAVSSTCWNEANKSDIYKDNTELPRESVVFNDFCNGMSMCTEAIDISEMNSGAQKGTKRGDLPTCPLPSASTVKQGLVSSSVGSLVSVCTTAMLHGIEDHIEASDDSIIKSKRLLGFTRLAESAEIDPRDKFSPKVFSGISKSLVHSFEDLNTSMDYARPLCQTYSDKSDNSRPWGSLQEIRNIGTCAQDSCLHGSTELCDKNTDCNDIHAWATGFEKLLEDPKGLQTFAEFLKKEFSHENIYFWAACERYKDTKDVTARRKLANQIYQRHLSTTAADPVNVDSHATGQITQELLSEAPADLFLQFVFYFQAQKQVFNLMKFDSYPRFLRSDLYRRCVETGSSIIGAEDCDLNLTSSPSVKLKKSHSDAEDRCRKSILPWNRKNRSKSKDRGESEYNKGPNRNETIYKSFTTIKREAEGNNNDDSISISSSRSSLASWDLALRQSFHKTSLSSYEGQSNETKDVRAKCTGLCRVILPDGSTTVVPTSETESIKDVVTRLLDKRALRYSNYDVLILATDETIEPKFPSSALAGQEVEVVPTKILKVDLPTRRVITVIAHKGRTLKEVLRPLLNKYGFNLDMIIVWSENHRVCMDIQAIDAPTRLILTTIKDEVVLDPQKELNTVKCTHDVSNSQPTLDEITNRVFEELLVGKGSNKYYNDGSCKSDDQRSEGSSILPSKFFLRDSTMHGKKKGGKSKCNMNERSNANDYISDETAKSHPPLIAKWRNGVKLQLPGKYDGEDLYEGLKRAQRSRLEDQRGTEINFELPDFLKNKENGKPTDRNKVRRPRIISAYCEANSKFYGSINERQNCSGQDQNTTTITTTPTTQMISLKNGNVDERFHISAIGKESQSKSPDSSFMLDTTLTDEDRTVVENGSCSRTIAMGSFDAQANSSGIIKSSKPPPLPPKPKNLVTSATKTGYIVSSKSLPKSNHAVPLNPTESTRKNIF; via the exons ATGCACCAAaacagaaagaaaaagaaacgtgTGAATTACGGTGTAAGAGCAGTGGAGGTATTGCGTGGAATGAAAGGATTCGGTTTTACGATCTCGGGACAGCAACCTTGCATATTGAGTTGCATCGTTCCAGGGAGTCCAGCGGATATCGCTGGGCTACGAGCCGGCGACTATCTAGTTTCTGTCAATGGTCATAATGTTAGTAAATTACCTCATGATGATGTTGTGCAGTTAATTGGCCGTTCTAAAGGCATCCTGAGATTGCAAATAGCTGAAAATTATTATTCTGACTCTTCGGATGAAGAAGGTGTAACGACAGTACGTTGTAAACCCAAGTACATTCATAAACCTCGTGCAAGCAATATGGGAGCATTGCAGTTACAATGTAGAGTCGCTAAGGTTGTAAGAGACTTGCAAAGTGGAGCTATGTTTGATGCGGCAGGGAAGACACCACCCGAAGTACAAAGTCATGGAACTTATTGTGACTTACATTATCACTGGGATATGTCTAGTCCTCttccaccgccaccgccaccagCGTCTCACAAAAGAGACTCTGAGAAAATAGTGCATAGAACAGTAGTTGGTTACCTTGGAACTATAGACATTCCAAATCAATTGCATCCTTCTTGCATGATGCAG GTGTTGAGAAAGTGTATTAAACGCTTAAAGGCTGAGAAAAGAAATCCTACTACGGTACTATTAACAATACATGTAGCAAATATAAAGCTCACCAATTCAGAGAATCGAATTATAGCTGAATATCCGTCCTATAGAATAATATTCTGTAATTCATTTTCTGAACAAGACAAACAGTATTTCGGCATACTAACTAAATCCGTCAAGGATAAGgaaaatattgtttcaaattcATGCCATGTTTTTACAATTTATTACAAATTAATCGATCATACAGTACACTCAAGTGTCTGCAATATATTTGGATTTACGTGCACCAAAACGTCTGAACTGAACGTATGCCAGGAATTTCCAGACAGTTGCAATGGTCTGATTGGCGCTATACAAACGTTGTACATATCAGATTCTACGACTAGTGATACAAATCCATATAATGAAATGCGAAGACATCAAGAAACTGCTTCTCCACAACCAAGTAATATAAGCACATCTACGGCTCATTCAAGTAATAGCGATTCTGGAATTGGCTATAAAGATGATAGTACAAGTCGTTCAGACAAAAATATTGTACAAAATGTTTCCAGAAGATGTCCAACATCGGAATACAGG GATGCTTGTGAATATTCAACGAGAGCATACGGTAACGAAGCCGTCGATTTAAGACTGACGGTACGAGCAGTATCGAGTACGTGTTGGAACGAAGCAAATAAGTCGGATATATACAAAGATAATACGGAATTGCCACGTGAAAGTGTTGTTTTTAATGATTTTTGTAATGGAATGAGCATGTGTACAGAAGCGATAGATATTTCCGAGATGAATTCCGGCGCACAAAAGGGAACGAAGAGGGGGGATCTGCCCACCTGTCCATTGCCATCTGCTTCAACAGTTAAGCAGGGGTTGGTTAGTTCGTCCGTTGGTTCCCTCGTGTCCGTTTGCACCACCGCGATGCTGCACGGTATAGAAGATCATATCGAGGCGTCTGACGATTCTATCATCAAATCAAAACGATTGTTAGGATTTACAAGATTAGCGGAATCGGCGGAAATCGACCCACGAGATAAGTTCAGCCCAAAAGTTTTCTCCGGTATATCGAAATCTTTGGTGCATAGTTTTGAAGATCTCAACACGAGCATGGATTATGCTCGACCACTGTGCCAAACCTATTCGGACAAATCGGATAATTCACGGCCCTGGGGAAGCTTACAAGAAATTCGAAATATCGGAACCTGCGCACAGGATAGCTGTTTG CACGGTAGCACAGAGTTATGCGACAAGAATACCGACTGCAACGATATACACGCATGGGCCACCGGTTTTGAAAAATTGCTAGAAGATCCAAAAGGTTTACAGACATTTGCG GAATTTCTAAAAAAGGAATTCAGCCATGAGAATATTTACTTTTGGGCTGCTTGCGAGAGATACAAAGATACCAAGGATGTTACAGCAAGACGTAAATTAGCCAATCAAATCTACCAACGCCATCTCTCCACCACCGCAGCTGATCCTGTGAACGTTGATAGCCATGCGACTGGTCAAATAACACAGGAACTTTTAAGCGAAGCACCTGCCGACCTCTTCCTACAG TTTGTATTCTATTTTCAggcacaaaaacaggttttcAATTTAATGAAATTTGATAGTTATCCAAGATTTTTAAGATCCGATTTATACCGTCGTTGCGTAGAAACAGGAAGCTCAATAATTGGAGCTGAAGATTGCGATTTAAATCTTACTAGTTCTCCCAGTGTAAAGTTAAAGAAGAGTCACTCAGATGCAGAGGACAGATGTAGGAAATCTATTCTTCCATGGAATAGAAAGAACAG GTCTAAATCGAAAGACCGTGGAGAATCTGAATATAATAAGGGTCCTAACAGAAATGAAACTATATATAAGAGTTTTACTaccataaaaagagaagcagaaGGTAATAACAATGACGACAGTATTTCTATATCTAGTAGCAGATCTTCATTAGCATCATGGGATTTGGCACTGAGGCAATCGTTTCATAAAACT TCTTTATCGTCCTACGAAGGACagtcgaacgaaacgaaagatGTTCGTGCCAAATGTACCGGGTTGTGTCGGGTAATATTACCCGATGGATCGACTACGGTTGTACCGACGAGCGAAACCGAGAGTATTAAAGATGTGGTTACACGCCTTCTTGATAAAAGAGCTCTCCGATACTCTAACTATGATGTTCTAATACTAGCTACAGACGAG ACAATAGAACCGAAGTTTCCGTCGTCAGCGTTGGCTGGCCAGGAAGTGGAAGTTGTACCAACAAAAATATTGAAGGTAGACTTACCTACTCGGCGAGTGATAACTGTGATCGCGCATAAAGGCAGAACCCTTAAAGAAGTACTCAGGCCGCTTCTGAATAAGTATGGTTTTAATTTAGATATGATTATCGTATGGAGTGAAAACCACCGTGTTTGTATGGATATACAGGCTATCGATGCTCCTACGAGACTGATTTTAACCACCATAAAGGATGAAG TCGTTTTAGATCCGCAAAAAGAATTAAACACAGTCAAGTGTACGCACGATGTATCAAATTCTCAGCCCACTTTAGACGAGATCACCAACAGAGTATTTGAAGAGCTTCTGGTGGGCAAAGGTTCAAATAAATATTACAATGATGGCTCATGCAAG TCTGACGATCAACGTTCCGAAGGGTCCTCTATCTTACCAAGTAAATTTTTTCTTCGGGACTCTACAATGCATGGCAAAAAGAAG GGAGGAAAATCCAAGTGTAACATGAACGAAAGAAGTAACGCAAACGATTATATTTCCGATGAAACCGCCAAGTCTCATCCTCCTTTAATAGCAAAGTGGAGGAACGGTGTGAAATTGCAACTACCAGGAAAATATGACGGTGAAG ATCTATACGAAGGTTTGAAACGAGCACAAAGGTCTAGATTGGAAGATCAGAGAGGCACAGAAATCAATTTTGAATTGCCAGACTTTTTAAAg AACAAGGAGAATGGTAAGCCGACGGATCGCAACAAGGTTCGAAGACCTAGGATAATATCTGCCTATTGCGAAGCGAACTCCAAGTTTTATGGTTCGATTAATGAACGGCAAAACTGCAGTGGACAAGATCAAAACACGACAACGATAACAACAACACCGACAACTCAAATGATATCATTGAAGaatggaaatgtagacgaaCGATTCCATATATCAGCCATTGGAAAGGAATCGCAGAGTAAGTCTCCAGATAGTTCGTTCATGTTAGATACAACTTTAACGGACGAAGATCGGACAGTTGTAGAGAACGGGTCTTGCTCCAGAACCATCGCAATGGGCTCTTTCGATGCACAAGCAAACTCGTCAGGCATAATAAAGTCGTCGAAACCTCCTCCTCTTCCACCGAAACCGAAAAATCTTGTAACAAGCGCTACGAAAACTGGATATATCGTGTCCTCGAAATCTTTACCAAAGTCTAATCATGCCGTTCCTTTGAATCCGACCGAATCTACACGGAAAAACATTTTCTGA